The Alnus glutinosa chromosome 8, dhAlnGlut1.1, whole genome shotgun sequence DNA segment AAATCCCAGCACAACAAGACTGTTATagttattcattaaaaaaaaaaaactgtcatagatatgttctttaattatttttgtacatgagtAAGCAGAAAATGAAAGTTACAGatagcactttattgtaagaatttcgTTTGTATCTACGACTTTGTAACCCATaacatgtggctatgattttgcagagctttatgctttgtgatgtaagaactTTATACTCATGATCtttaatcaataaaatactcagatctttcgttaaaaaaaaaaaaaaactgttataaattataattttaagagtATAAATGTAAAGGAGATGTTAGTTTGGAAGCAAAATGCATGTAACAAACAGaataaccaaagaaaaaaaaaacaaagaaagaaagaaagaaagaagatagaTAGCAGAGCAGTTTTTAACAtttataaatgtaaaataataataattataattaaaaaaaaaaaagaaaaaagaaaataaaaggagggATTGTTTCCACCTTTTTTTCGTGAATAATGTTATACATACTCTCACTCTTTCGTACCTATTACTCTATATATttacgtgacttttaaaattaccattgttTTGATAtggattttaatccaatattaCCTAAgagtgtaaaaaaataaatgcaaaaaaatgagaatgtagaattactttatttatttatttattttttaagcatCTTATTGCCTCTTCTTTTGTTTctcacgaaaaaaaaaaaagaaagaaagaagaagaagaagagagaaccAAAAAGACATCTTGATGGAAAGATGTCATAGGGGACCTGTTGCCAGAAATTAAATCATAGCTGGAGTTTTGCCAGAAATAATAGAGGAGTCTTGTTGGACATTAGTCATATGGACCTGTTGTTAGAAATCATAGCTTGGAGTTTTGCCAGAAATAATAGAGGAGTCTTGTTGGACAATAGTCATATGGACCTGTTGTTAGAAATCATAGCTTGGAGTTTTGCCAGAAATAATAGAGGAGTCTTGTTGGACAATAGTCATATGGACCTGTTGTTAGAAATCATAGCTGGAGTTTTGCCAGAAATAATAGAGGAGTCTTGTCAGAAATTAATAAATCATAGCATGCTACGAAGGTTTAGACCAAAAACGTGTGATGGCATgtttaaaaccttaaaaaaaattctaaattaaaaatttaaaacatgcaTGTGccgatttttttaattattttttctcatattttctttcatcCTCTTAATCTTTTGCTTCTTAGTAcaacaattttctttcttttttttttttttttttttttttttttttttttttaatattttatacttGTTATCAAACACCTTCGATCATGTCCAGATCATGTCCAGCTCTATTGTTCTAAACTTTCTccattgtattttttaaaccCGTGCACCCTTATATCAAATCACGCCAATTAACCCCACTTTAAGTTCATTATTGCGTCTCCCAAGTCCCACTTCACATTGGATTTGCTGAAAggaggaaaataaataattgagaaAACTTTGGAATGTAGTGCCCTAGAACGTATTGGGTATTGAAACTAGAAAAGCAATTTTAGTCACCTTTGTTCTAAACACTTGAGAAAGGAAATGGCTCTACCAGGTCCATGTCTGCAACAATCATGGCAAGAGCTACACAAAATAGCATTCAATCAAGTACTCCTCTCACTTATTTTCCTCATCTCTTTACTATATGTTTTCAAGCGACTGAGAAGTGGCAAACTCAATTTACCTCCATCCCCACCAAAACTACCAATCATTGGCAACCTACATCAGCTTGGCACACTCCCGCACCGTTCTCTTCAAGCCCTTTCTAACAAGTATGGCCCTCTAATGTTCTTATACTTGGGCAATGTTCCAACCCTTGTAGTGTCATCCCCAGATATGGCTAGAGAAATGATGAAAACACATGATATCATTTTCTCGAACCGACCCCAAACCATAGCTGGCAATATTTTACTTTATGGATGCAAAGACATAGGGTTCTCACCATACGGTGAGTATTGGAGGCAAGCTAAGAAAATCTGTGTCCTCGAACTTTTGAGCCTCAAAAGTGTACAATCCTTCCAGTATGTAAGGGAAGAAGAAGTTGAAGCATTGATTAACAACATACGCGAATCGTGTCTCAAAGGGGCTTCTGTTAATCTAAGTGAGATGTTGATTGCAACCTCGAACAACATAATCTCTAGATGTACACTTGGACAAACGTTTGAAGGAGAAAACGGTAAGAGCAGGTTTGGACAACTGACAAGAAGAGTAATGGAGCTATTTTCAGCATTTTGTATTGgagatttttttccttctttgggATGGATTGATGTTCTTACGGGATTAATTCCAAGTCTGAAAGCTACTATTAGAGAATTAGATGTTTTTTTTGATCAAGTGATTGAAGAACACAAGACAGAGAAAAGTGATGATAGCCAACCTAATAAGCTTGATTTATTGCATATTCTCCTCCGACTTCAAAAGAATGGCATGCTCGACATTGAGCTCACGAAAGACAACTTCAAAGCAATTCTAATggttcctctctctttctctctctctcacacacgcAAAAgcacatacacacacacttctaaagttttcttttttccacatTTTCAGGACATGTTTGTGGCAGGAACTGATACCACTGCAACAGTTTTGGAATGGTTAATGGCAGAGCTGATAAAAAATTCAAGTATCATGAAGAGAGCACAAGAAGAGGTGAGAAGAGTGGTGAGTAAGAAGTTAAAGATAGACGAGAATGACATCAATAAAATGGATTATTTGAAATGTATCCTTAAAGAAACTCTAAGACTGCATCCACCAGTTCCTCTCTTGCTACCTCGGGAAACATTAACAAGTGTGAAAATTGGAGGTTATGATATTCCACCAAAAACAAGAGTATATACTAATACATGGGCAATGCAAAGGGACCCTAAAGTATGGGAGAGGCCAGAAGAATTCCTCCCGGAGAGATTCGAAGACAACCCGGTTGATTTCAGAGGCCAAGACTTTGAATTCATCCCATTTGGAGGTGGGAGAAGGGGATGTCCGGGGTTGACATTCGGCGTTGCTTCAATTGAATATGTTGTTGCAAACATCTTATGTTGGTTTGACTGGAAGTTGCCTAGTGCTAGTGTAGAGGGGGAGGACTTAGACATGAGTGAATCTAACGGCCTTACTGTGACGAAGAAAATTCCTCTTCATCTTGTACCAATACTGCACTCTCCATCTATGTATGCATCAAGTGCCTTGTAACTTTTCTTCCTTTACTTGATCTGTTTTAACGTTTGCTGTCTGTTTGAATTAATGTAAGGGAAAGTGACTTCAACcttaagaataataataataattagtgaAGCTTGAGTGTTCCACTTCCATGGAAACTTTCACGCTCTATACCGTCAAACAGATTGTACACAATAATATGTAAAACGTTACCCGCTAACCAGTCAAGAAAATTTCATGGGACGTACGACGCTTGATATACTcatccaaagaaaaaataaaaaatacagatTGAAGTTGCTTTAGGTATATCAGATATGTTTTTGAGGCTtctatccaaaacaaaaaaaaaggaaagaggaaaataaaaataaaaagatgaaagaaaaagagaaaacttcATATCTTAGTACACCGTGGATCTACCATTATATTATGATCGTCCTTTTTGCTATGCCAAATCGATCCCATTGGGTGCGTAATTTGATTAAATAAGGATAGAATTTAATATGATCCACtacttacaaataaataaataaaaaagttcatTAGAGTTGTTTTCTTCAATTAGCgtcttttttagaaaatgatgcTAGCATTTTCATTTggcattcactacaaaaaaaatctgtttATTATCGGCGACAAAAACTCGCCTATAATAGtgttagttttttatattgGCTGCATTCATTTGATAAAAGGTCATTGATTTGATGAAGAAATCGGCATTCAGAATCAAGTTATTTCTTCAGTGTTCGAACGACCAAAAACAGTATCTGGATACAATCCACAGAGAGCATTTGTTTTTCAAGATGTCCGGACAGCCAGCGGACGTAACTTTCAGAGAGTCTCCTGTTGTGCATAGTGCCCGGACAGGCCAGCGGACGCGACTTCCTGAGAGTGTCTGCTCTCTAAGGTGTCCGGACACAACTTCTTGAGAAGTATTTCTCATGCAAgtgtccggacactagggctACCTGTTTGGACAAGTTTCACAAAAGGTTAGTCTTTCTGATTAGCATCCGGACACGCATTAGCCTATTCAGATGTCGTAGCCTAGAAATTCGTTCATGACTAGGGttctaaagcctatttaaagggggcTTCTAGGCATTCTTTGTTTAAGAATTCCAATATAGATTTCATTGTGTTAAGAGAAGGTTTTTAGACTTAAACAGAATtatgtatctctcttagagtgtATATGTTTATTTGTTCAACCGTCAACCATTGAAGCCAATTGGAGTTTCAGTTGAggaagatcaagaagaagaactctctaGAAGGGTCTGGGAGAGAAGCAGACAATTGAGTCGCTTGTTATAATTCAAGAGAGTGACTACTGCAAAAAATTGTGAGTACGAATTTCTTGTAATTTGCTGTTTCTTCGTTATAGTTgatttcttaggtttggctaccccatagtatttttttttcttagagttctaagagtttccacttcgtaactaAATATCTGTGTTAACTGTtttactgctttacatatttggttatcTGTTTAGTTGTGGTTGGTTTGgagtctataattatttttagataGTGCTATTGTTACTGCTATTGATCAATAGTGGCAACAAATGTCACTtctgataatatttttataatgacGCTAAATCCATTAAAACCGTAATGTTGCACCATTTGCGGCGATTCATGGGTCGCTACTAATGCTAGACCATTAGTGAAGACTCTTTTGTCGCCGCTAATTAATGcccttaacaattttttttttaaaaaaacatatatttttaaaataagttatggttttttatttatataattatcaATGCAAAACTTGCTATTAAAATCTACGTCATACAAGTATTTCTACACTCTCTTCAAGTAAAATATGattacattaaattaaaaatacgaaaaacttcatttatcactattgatctttcattacttctGCAATCATactctcaaactttaaaaagtatcaattaattgtatccatctttcaatttttttttcaatctcaccCATCCGTTAGAAATTTGGATTTCA contains these protein-coding regions:
- the LOC133875699 gene encoding cytochrome P450 71A1-like — its product is MALPGPCLQQSWQELHKIAFNQVLLSLIFLISLLYVFKRLRSGKLNLPPSPPKLPIIGNLHQLGTLPHRSLQALSNKYGPLMFLYLGNVPTLVVSSPDMAREMMKTHDIIFSNRPQTIAGNILLYGCKDIGFSPYGEYWRQAKKICVLELLSLKSVQSFQYVREEEVEALINNIRESCLKGASVNLSEMLIATSNNIISRCTLGQTFEGENGKSRFGQLTRRVMELFSAFCIGDFFPSLGWIDVLTGLIPSLKATIRELDVFFDQVIEEHKTEKSDDSQPNKLDLLHILLRLQKNGMLDIELTKDNFKAILMDMFVAGTDTTATVLEWLMAELIKNSSIMKRAQEEVRRVVSKKLKIDENDINKMDYLKCILKETLRLHPPVPLLLPRETLTSVKIGGYDIPPKTRVYTNTWAMQRDPKVWERPEEFLPERFEDNPVDFRGQDFEFIPFGGGRRGCPGLTFGVASIEYVVANILCWFDWKLPSASVEGEDLDMSESNGLTVTKKIPLHLVPILHSPSMYASSAL